From Helicobacteraceae bacterium, a single genomic window includes:
- a CDS encoding anion permease yields the protein MANKQIKGIAVAVIAAALTYAIALGGGLNDQHSRLLGAVVLLVALWTNEALPLGVVSLLPIALFPALGVMSADKTAGNYANGIIFLFLGGFMLSLAVEKTELHKLIARKLLKIFPASARGAIFALSFTSGALSAVLSNTTTAMLLMPLAHFLTSDARLKTRLALAIAFGASVGGIITPIGTPPNLILFGFLNAQNIGSISFMGWIALMSPLALAMLIALSLLLSVGAKNMKLTYNLSQWSPITKEQKKLGAIIVSLAVLLLLNSPIEPYYSGLGLNEQSLILFYGLLLFMPGLSFIDWNDSKKIPYEIVFLFGAGFALSQAFLTTGLDKSAAGAMEFFVSKGSLATLIAILVVMSFLGFAISNTAKASIALPIVYSLCLQGGFSVERFLLAATVCASFSFMLPISTPPNAIALSSGALNVKNMAFYGTIFTFIGLFLLAAIVYGYWAALL from the coding sequence TTGGCAAATAAACAGATCAAAGGGATCGCCGTAGCGGTTATAGCGGCGGCGCTAACATACGCGATCGCGCTTGGCGGCGGCTTAAACGATCAGCATTCGCGTCTTTTGGGAGCGGTCGTTTTGCTTGTCGCGCTGTGGACGAACGAGGCGTTGCCGCTCGGCGTGGTTTCGCTGCTGCCGATCGCGCTCTTTCCGGCGCTTGGCGTTATGAGCGCGGATAAAACCGCCGGCAACTACGCCAACGGCATTATCTTTCTCTTTTTGGGCGGGTTTATGCTGTCCTTAGCCGTCGAAAAAACGGAGCTCCACAAGCTAATCGCCCGCAAGTTGCTGAAGATTTTTCCCGCGAGCGCGCGCGGCGCGATCTTCGCGCTTAGTTTTACCAGCGGCGCGTTGAGCGCCGTTCTTTCAAACACTACGACGGCGATGTTGCTAATGCCGTTAGCCCACTTTCTGACAAGCGACGCGAGATTAAAAACGCGCTTAGCGCTCGCGATCGCTTTCGGCGCGAGCGTCGGCGGCATAATCACCCCGATCGGCACGCCGCCCAATCTAATTCTATTTGGTTTTTTAAACGCGCAAAATATAGGCTCGATCTCGTTTATGGGCTGGATCGCGCTTATGTCTCCGCTGGCGCTGGCGATGCTGATCGCGCTCTCCCTGCTGCTTTCCGTCGGCGCGAAAAATATGAAGTTAACCTATAATTTAAGCCAATGGTCGCCAATCACCAAAGAACAGAAAAAGTTGGGGGCGATTATCGTTTCATTAGCGGTTTTGCTCCTGCTTAATTCGCCGATCGAGCCTTACTATAGCGGGCTGGGGTTGAACGAGCAGTCCCTGATACTGTTTTACGGACTTTTGCTGTTTATGCCCGGTTTATCGTTTATCGATTGGAACGACAGCAAAAAGATTCCCTACGAGATCGTCTTTCTGTTTGGCGCCGGATTCGCGCTCTCGCAGGCGTTTTTGACTACGGGACTGGATAAAAGCGCGGCGGGGGCGATGGAGTTTTTCGTATCTAAAGGCAGTTTAGCGACGCTTATCGCGATCTTGGTCGTTATGAGCTTCCTAGGCTTTGCGATCAGCAACACCGCCAAAGCCTCTATCGCGCTTCCGATCGTCTATTCGCTCTGCCTGCAAGGCGGTTTTAGCGTGGAGCGATTTTTGTTAGCCGCGACGGTTTGCGCGAGTTTTTCGTTTATGTTGCCGATCTCCACGCCGCCAAACGCGATCGCGCTTTCAAGCGGCGCGTTAAACGTAAAAAATATGGCGTTTTACGGGACTATATTTACCTTTATAGGTTTGTTTTTGTTGGCGGCGATCGTTTACGGGTATTGGGCGGCGCTCTTATAA
- a CDS encoding ABC transporter permease, producing the protein MFEAFLFRLGQPFRALGEFNAKIGAFFIFQARFFPLLFSRPFRGSLLLKQLEVIGANSLVVVVMTAVFTGMVMSIQLYGAFHQFRAESMMGYAIFLAIGRELGPVFTALMLISRAASAMAAELGTMRVTEQIDAIEALSINSKAYLLTPRILASVIATPILIVVFDLVANVGAYVLATELGVNENAYMQTIELYASLSDFLQGCIKGIVFGYLIGAIATYAGYNASGGAKGVGLATTQAVVSASVALFLANYFLSSLFLLLDW; encoded by the coding sequence ATGTTTGAAGCATTTTTGTTTCGTTTAGGTCAGCCATTTCGCGCGTTAGGCGAATTTAACGCGAAAATAGGCGCGTTTTTCATCTTTCAGGCGCGTTTCTTTCCTCTGCTTTTCTCTCGTCCGTTTCGCGGCTCGCTTTTGTTAAAACAGCTTGAAGTTATCGGCGCGAATAGTCTTGTGGTCGTCGTTATGACCGCCGTTTTCACGGGAATGGTGATGTCAATCCAACTTTACGGCGCGTTTCACCAATTCAGGGCGGAATCGATGATGGGTTACGCGATATTCCTAGCGATCGGACGCGAACTCGGACCTGTTTTTACCGCGTTAATGTTAATTAGCCGCGCCGCTAGCGCAATGGCGGCGGAGCTTGGAACAATGCGCGTTACCGAGCAGATCGACGCGATCGAGGCGCTATCGATCAACTCCAAAGCCTATCTATTAACGCCCCGTATTCTCGCCTCTGTTATCGCGACGCCGATCTTGATCGTCGTGTTCGATCTTGTCGCCAACGTAGGCGCGTATGTTTTGGCGACGGAACTTGGCGTAAATGAAAACGCCTATATGCAAACGATCGAGCTTTACGCCAGTTTGAGCGATTTCTTGCAAGGATGTATAAAAGGTATTGTCTTTGGCTATCTGATCGGCGCGATAGCCACCTACGCTGGCTACAACGCGAGCGGCGGCGCAAAAGGCGTGGGGTTAGCCACTACCCAAGCGGTCGTCAGCGCCAGCGTCGCGTTGTTTCTCGCCAACTACTTTCTGTCTTCGCTCTTTCTA
- a CDS encoding YggT family protein codes for MSVLSRLIEAIAVILGQVISIYSIIIIVAALVSWVRPDPYNPIIQILYRLTEPVYNLVRRFVRTNFQGVDFAPLIVILALQFINLFLVRLLIDFARSLSG; via the coding sequence ATGAGCGTTTTATCAAGACTAATTGAAGCGATCGCCGTTATTTTAGGGCAAGTTATCTCGATTTATAGTATTATCATTATCGTAGCCGCGTTGGTAAGTTGGGTTCGCCCCGATCCGTATAACCCGATCATACAGATACTATATCGCCTGACGGAGCCAGTTTATAACCTTGTTCGCCGTTTTGTAAGAACAAATTTTCAGGGCGTCGATTTCGCGCCGCTTATCGTTATTCTAGCTTTGCAGTTTATCAATCTATTTCTCGTTAGACTGCTTATAGATTTCGCTCGCTCTCTTAGCGGGTAG
- a CDS encoding DEAD/DEAH box helicase has product MSNQYDSFESFGFKPQILRGVVEAGFATPSPIQAEAMPYILEGRDLIAQAQTGTGKTAAFGLPTMNRIERTDQVELLVITPTRELATQVSDELFKLGRFAGVRTVTVYGGQSSYRQVDLIARGAQVVVATPGRLLDLLSSDRLKNFAPSIVVLDEADEMLDMGFLDDIKEIFKFLPKERQTLMFSATMPAPIRDLAGRILRDPVSVKVTPADETANKDIFQQYYVIEEHERDDAILRLFDAVEPSKSIVFVRTKKEAERLSTMLIAKGYGAKGLHGDMEQKSREEVIKSFKTAQLDILVATDVAARGLDVKDVSHVFNYHIPFDPESYVHRIGRTGRAGKKGVAVTLVTPLEYKELQRIKKIAGADIRRESVPTLGDVKKAHSNKLVGSVLNARLNDESQRILTVLEEQIDLQQIALKTISLLIEKQNITGPDSIGVNPQRLEKLLNDHRRDRSPKRGGGKGGGYARPKRGGYGGGFRGSKTRSRRDDR; this is encoded by the coding sequence ATGTCTAATCAATACGATTCCTTTGAATCTTTCGGCTTTAAGCCGCAGATTTTGCGCGGCGTAGTCGAAGCCGGTTTTGCCACTCCTAGCCCCATTCAAGCGGAGGCTATGCCTTATATTTTGGAAGGGCGCGATCTGATCGCTCAAGCGCAGACCGGCACGGGTAAAACCGCCGCGTTTGGCTTGCCTACGATGAATCGCATAGAGCGAACCGATCAGGTCGAGCTGCTTGTGATCACGCCCACGAGAGAGCTTGCCACTCAAGTTAGCGACGAACTTTTTAAGCTCGGTAGGTTTGCGGGCGTTAGAACGGTTACGGTTTACGGCGGGCAATCGTCGTATCGGCAGGTCGATCTGATCGCTCGCGGCGCTCAGGTGGTCGTGGCTACGCCGGGGCGGCTTTTGGATCTGTTAAGCTCCGATCGGCTTAAAAACTTCGCGCCGTCGATCGTCGTTCTAGACGAAGCCGACGAAATGCTTGATATGGGCTTTCTGGACGACATTAAAGAGATATTTAAGTTTCTGCCCAAAGAACGCCAAACTCTAATGTTTAGCGCGACCATGCCCGCGCCGATCAGAGATTTGGCGGGTCGCATCTTGCGCGATCCGGTCAGCGTCAAGGTTACGCCGGCGGACGAAACGGCAAACAAAGATATTTTTCAGCAATACTACGTTATTGAAGAACACGAGCGCGACGACGCTATTTTGCGGCTATTCGACGCGGTGGAGCCGAGCAAATCGATCGTCTTTGTCCGCACCAAAAAAGAGGCGGAGCGCCTAAGCACGATGCTGATCGCCAAAGGCTACGGCGCGAAAGGTCTGCACGGCGACATGGAACAAAAAAGCCGCGAAGAGGTTATAAAAAGTTTCAAAACCGCTCAACTGGATATTTTGGTCGCTACGGATGTGGCGGCTCGCGGCTTGGACGTTAAAGACGTCAGCCACGTTTTCAACTATCATATCCCGTTTGATCCGGAAAGCTACGTGCATAGGATTGGGCGCACGGGCAGAGCGGGCAAAAAGGGGGTGGCTGTTACGCTCGTAACGCCGCTGGAATACAAAGAGCTTCAGCGAATTAAAAAGATCGCGGGCGCGGATATTCGCAGGGAGAGCGTGCCGACGTTGGGCGACGTTAAAAAGGCGCATTCAAACAAGTTGGTCGGCTCCGTTTTGAACGCTCGCCTCAACGACGAATCGCAACGGATTTTAACCGTTCTCGAAGAGCAGATCGATCTGCAGCAGATCGCGCTTAAAACCATTTCGCTACTTATAGAAAAACAGAATATAACGGGACCCGACAGCATAGGCGTTAATCCGCAAAGGTTAGAAAAACTCTTAAACGATCATAGGCGCGATCGCTCGCCAAAACGCGGCGGCGGCAAAGGCGGCGGTTACGCTAGACCTAAAAGAGGCGGTTACGGCGGCGGTTTTCGCGGCTCTAAAACGCGATCGCGGCGCGACGATAGATGA
- a CDS encoding flagellar basal body-associated FliL family protein, with the protein MANAKSDEKEEPKKKSPLLLIAIGGVALFLIIVILGVVLLIGSSGESVQPQRDGENLSQNRVSGGTVGVEPMLGPMVDLEQFIVNLLGGDGRRYLKTNISLELTHKNAGPEVENKMPRIRDAIIRQLSSKRFDEISTESGKARLCEEIKNNVNRHLIDGQVKNVYFTTFVIQ; encoded by the coding sequence GTGGCAAACGCGAAATCGGACGAAAAAGAAGAGCCAAAAAAGAAAAGCCCGCTACTTTTGATTGCCATAGGCGGCGTCGCGCTGTTTTTGATTATAGTTATTCTTGGCGTCGTTTTGCTGATAGGTTCAAGCGGCGAAAGCGTCCAACCGCAAAGAGACGGCGAAAATCTTTCGCAAAACAGGGTTAGCGGCGGGACCGTAGGCGTCGAACCTATGCTAGGACCTATGGTGGATCTGGAACAATTTATCGTTAATCTGCTCGGCGGCGACGGCAGACGTTACCTTAAAACAAATATCAGTTTGGAGCTTACGCATAAAAACGCGGGTCCCGAAGTGGAAAACAAAATGCCGCGCATACGCGACGCGATTATTCGACAGCTTTCAAGCAAACGATTTGACGAGATTTCCACCGAAAGCGGCAAGGCGCGCTTGTGCGAGGAGATAAAAAATAACGTCAATAGACATCTAATCGACGGGCAGGTCAAGAACGTTTATTTTACGACCTTTGTCATTCAATAA
- a CDS encoding transglycosylase SLT domain-containing protein, with product MRLFALISFACAILFAAPPPFDLAELEKKPPSRARDFASLLFLRSDASIERKRVAFYSLRSPKPPHFSAFSAGNKAVSKLARCRNIENARLINADAACLSIALSAARAESLSSADRLKIAQKVEAIDPFKAAVFKATAARNPLGAAVGDPDVFYSIALGASGAFLKKQSDFYFAPEAIGKLQTDARFSALLERLAQLDGSSQLLESFGVADESKLDFKGAFYLGVIRVMRGDTPNAVKAFESAEAKAATRYEKDRALFWLRLTTKNDIYLYRLYSSAEINFYTLYTRLANDRPLPTIATIAPATKTMEATYDDKLLFDPFFWGELSKKIADRDVKALQAELNKLGHKNAEPYRAAINYALAPPDRAPIYYLNPYSEAFSNLSVDELAMTLAIMRQESRYIPAALSSSYAVGSMQMMPFLIEAMTKERKDKNDVWNFFSPYRQAPYAIRHIKWLRGKLNNPLFVAYAYNGGLGFATRTIASHKLFQKGEFEPFLSMERMPLEEPREYGKNVLTNYAIYRRLFGAPIAIDSIFETK from the coding sequence ATGCGACTATTCGCTTTAATCTCTTTCGCTTGCGCGATCCTATTCGCCGCGCCGCCGCCGTTTGATCTCGCCGAACTCGAAAAAAAGCCGCCTTCGCGAGCGCGCGATTTCGCGTCGCTACTCTTTTTGCGCTCAGACGCCTCGATCGAGCGCAAAAGAGTCGCGTTTTACTCGCTAAGATCGCCAAAGCCGCCGCATTTCTCCGCGTTTTCGGCGGGCAACAAAGCGGTAAGCAAGCTCGCCCGTTGCAGGAATATCGAAAACGCGCGACTGATAAACGCCGACGCCGCCTGCCTCTCTATCGCGCTTAGCGCCGCGCGCGCCGAGTCTCTTTCGAGCGCCGATCGCCTAAAAATAGCCCAAAAAGTAGAGGCGATCGATCCGTTCAAAGCCGCCGTTTTTAAAGCGACGGCGGCGCGCAATCCGCTTGGCGCCGCCGTTGGCGATCCGGACGTTTTTTATTCGATCGCGCTTGGCGCGTCGGGCGCGTTTCTTAAAAAACAGTCCGATTTTTATTTCGCGCCCGAAGCGATCGGAAAACTCCAAACGGACGCGCGGTTTTCGGCGCTGTTAGAACGTTTGGCGCAACTAGACGGAAGCTCCCAACTTTTGGAGTCCTTCGGCGTCGCCGACGAATCCAAACTTGATTTTAAAGGCGCGTTTTACTTAGGCGTTATTCGCGTTATGCGCGGCGATACGCCAAACGCCGTTAAAGCCTTTGAAAGCGCCGAAGCCAAAGCGGCGACGCGATACGAAAAAGACCGAGCCTTGTTTTGGCTTCGTTTGACGACTAAAAACGACATTTATCTTTATCGCCTCTATTCAAGCGCCGAGATTAACTTTTACACGCTTTATACGCGGCTGGCGAACGATCGTCCGTTGCCGACGATCGCCACAATCGCTCCCGCTACGAAAACGATGGAAGCTACCTACGACGACAAGTTGCTTTTCGATCCGTTTTTCTGGGGCGAACTGAGCAAAAAAATCGCCGATCGCGACGTAAAGGCGCTGCAAGCGGAACTAAACAAACTAGGGCATAAAAACGCCGAACCTTACCGCGCGGCGATCAATTACGCTTTGGCGCCGCCGGATAGAGCGCCGATCTACTATCTCAACCCGTATTCGGAAGCGTTTAGCAATTTGTCGGTTGACGAGCTTGCGATGACGTTGGCTATTATGCGTCAAGAAAGCCGCTACATTCCGGCGGCGCTATCGTCAAGCTACGCGGTGGGGTCGATGCAGATGATGCCGTTTTTAATAGAGGCGATGACCAAAGAGCGCAAGGATAAAAACGACGTTTGGAACTTTTTTAGCCCGTATCGCCAAGCGCCGTATGCTATCAGGCATATTAAATGGCTTAGAGGCAAACTGAACAATCCGCTGTTTGTCGCCTACGCCTACAACGGCGGGCTTGGTTTCGCCACGCGGACGATAGCAAGCCATAAACTCTTTCAGAAGGGGGAGTTCGAACCGTTTTTAAGCATGGAGCGAATGCCGCTTGAAGAGCCGCGCGAATATGGCAAGAACGTGCTGACCAACTACGCGATCTACCGCCGTTTGTTTGGCGCGCCGATCGCTATAGATTCGATTTTTGAAACGAAATAG
- a CDS encoding methyl-accepting chemotaxis protein, whose amino-acid sequence MLKTFGSKALVAILAFASLGSIFIYFVTSTGYKELSDRSARKTLAMMSESIFQTLRLSMFTGDRIVIAEALERAREIEGVHSLSIWPDKEVISTFDMPQKFTEDPDVLRVFAAKEAILQEIEREDGRRVRLLKPQFAEPICVRCHILNRINDVLGVMDLEVSTRWSDMVIRSAQAKLGIFVCAAMLATILFAVLFTRTLNAKFRALQSGLLDFFGFLNQSKPRANLLKIGSDDELGQMARVINDNIARIENHLEQDRKFIDEATRIVSKVNNGYVGARLQIAVNSPALSALKDTMNAMMNALEHNIKEILRVMRAYESDDYTAQTNADSLRGEFRALHDGVNRLGESIGAMLYSSLENGRSLENNAQELGGYVRSLLAAASKQAKALQETGEAVAAITTAIRDTAKKASLMANIADETQRSAKTGASLAGNTLGAMEQIVSSANAINEAIDVIDAIAFQTNILSLNAAVEAATAGEAGKGFAVVAGEVRNLAARSAEAARTIKELSEESQRRAEEGKLISEQMMRGYEKLSSKVEETSALVSQVAQASKDEMVAIEHINEIVETIEKMTRESERVAQKTHSIATRTSEMARALASVTSDKKFREGGADEKIRTLKNMIENGFGDLFVMNAKPPPDNEKQNGG is encoded by the coding sequence ATGCTTAAAACCTTCGGCTCGAAAGCGTTAGTCGCGATTCTTGCCTTTGCTTCGCTAGGCTCGATATTTATTTATTTTGTAACAAGCACGGGCTACAAGGAGCTTTCCGATCGTAGCGCGCGCAAGACGTTGGCGATGATGAGCGAATCTATCTTTCAGACGTTGCGCCTATCGATGTTTACGGGCGATCGGATCGTCATCGCCGAAGCGCTGGAGCGGGCTAGAGAGATCGAAGGGGTTCACTCGCTATCGATTTGGCCCGATAAAGAGGTGATCTCGACTTTCGATATGCCGCAGAAATTTACCGAAGATCCCGACGTTTTGCGCGTTTTCGCCGCCAAAGAGGCGATTTTACAGGAGATCGAAAGAGAGGACGGACGGCGCGTGAGACTGTTAAAGCCGCAATTCGCCGAGCCAATTTGCGTGCGCTGCCACATTCTCAACCGCATAAACGACGTGCTGGGCGTGATGGATTTGGAGGTTTCAACGCGCTGGAGCGATATGGTGATCCGCTCGGCGCAGGCGAAGCTGGGCATATTTGTTTGCGCCGCTATGTTGGCGACGATCCTGTTCGCGGTTTTATTTACGCGAACGCTAAACGCCAAGTTTCGCGCCTTGCAGTCTGGACTGTTGGATTTTTTTGGATTTCTCAACCAATCCAAGCCGCGCGCTAATCTTTTGAAAATCGGTAGCGACGACGAGCTAGGGCAGATGGCGAGGGTGATAAACGACAATATAGCGCGGATCGAAAATCATTTGGAGCAAGATCGCAAGTTTATCGACGAGGCTACCAGAATCGTTTCAAAAGTAAATAACGGCTACGTCGGCGCTCGTTTGCAAATTGCCGTCAATAGTCCGGCGCTATCCGCGTTGAAAGACACGATGAACGCTATGATGAACGCCCTCGAACACAACATAAAAGAGATTCTTCGCGTTATGCGAGCTTACGAGAGCGACGATTATACGGCGCAGACAAACGCCGATTCGTTGCGTGGCGAATTCCGCGCGCTTCACGACGGCGTAAACCGTTTGGGAGAGTCGATCGGCGCGATGCTGTATTCTAGTTTGGAAAATGGCAGATCGCTTGAAAACAACGCGCAGGAACTCGGCGGATACGTGCGTTCGCTGTTAGCCGCCGCGTCGAAGCAGGCGAAAGCCCTGCAGGAGACGGGCGAGGCGGTCGCGGCGATCACGACTGCGATTAGGGATACGGCAAAAAAAGCCAGCCTTATGGCGAATATCGCGGACGAAACGCAAAGGAGCGCGAAAACAGGCGCGTCGTTAGCCGGCAATACGCTTGGCGCTATGGAACAGATCGTAAGTAGCGCCAACGCGATAAACGAGGCGATCGACGTGATCGACGCCATAGCGTTTCAAACCAACATTCTATCGCTTAACGCGGCGGTCGAGGCTGCGACGGCGGGTGAGGCGGGCAAAGGCTTTGCGGTGGTGGCGGGCGAGGTTAGAAATCTCGCCGCGAGAAGCGCCGAAGCGGCGAGGACGATCAAAGAGCTTAGCGAAGAGAGCCAGCGCAGAGCCGAAGAGGGGAAATTGATATCCGAACAGATGATGCGCGGCTACGAAAAACTAAGCTCTAAAGTCGAGGAGACAAGCGCGCTGGTCTCGCAGGTGGCGCAGGCGAGCAAGGACGAAATGGTCGCGATTGAGCATATCAACGAGATTGTGGAAACGATAGAAAAGATGACGCGGGAATCCGAGCGGGTGGCGCAAAAAACCCATTCGATCGCCACGCGCACCTCCGAAATGGCGCGCGCGTTGGCGAGCGTTACCAGCGACAAGAAGTTTCGCGAGGGCGGAGCCGACGAAAAAATTAGAACGCTCAAAAATATGATCGAAAACGGCTTTGGCGATCTATTTGTTATGAACGCGAAGCCGCCGCCTGATAACGAAAAGCAAAACGGCGGCTAA
- the acpS gene encoding holo-ACP synthase, whose product MIGVDLIEIGRIAELKKRFGDRALKRFLSEAEIASCGDRPESVAGLWAAKEAVSKALGVGIGAKLGFLDIVIVKNKEGAPTAILSSRAAKRFGIVKLQVSISHEKKYAIAVALT is encoded by the coding sequence ATGATAGGCGTTGATTTGATCGAGATCGGGCGAATCGCGGAGTTAAAAAAGCGCTTTGGCGATCGGGCGCTGAAGCGGTTTTTGAGCGAAGCGGAGATTGCTTCCTGCGGCGATCGTCCCGAAAGCGTCGCGGGGCTTTGGGCGGCGAAAGAGGCGGTCTCCAAAGCGCTTGGCGTCGGAATCGGCGCGAAGCTGGGTTTTCTGGATATTGTGATCGTCAAAAATAAAGAGGGGGCGCCGACCGCCATTTTAAGCTCTCGCGCCGCTAAACGTTTTGGAATCGTCAAACTGCAAGTATCAATCTCGCACGAAAAAAAATACGCGATCGCCGTCGCCCTAACATAA